In one window of Methanococcoides methylutens DNA:
- a CDS encoding DUF6951 family protein has translation MTEVTVKSNVCGFTHKVCGNMEGDRIVVDIDTPCEKVRKMSHLEVPMMDLFDIKDNHVMQKAQEAKCSVTCLIPSAVLHVCCLEAGLMSKSLAGNVGEVGIEFE, from the coding sequence ATGACAGAAGTAACCGTAAAATCAAATGTTTGTGGTTTTACCCACAAGGTATGTGGAAATATGGAAGGTGACAGGATTGTCGTCGATATAGACACACCCTGTGAAAAGGTCAGGAAAATGTCCCATCTGGAAGTTCCGATGATGGACCTGTTTGACATAAAGGACAACCATGTAATGCAAAAAGCGCAGGAAGCAAAATGCAGCGTAACATGTCTCATTCCCTCTGCAGTACTTCATGTATGCTGTCTTGAAGCCGGTCTTATGTCAAAGTCCCTGGCAGGGAATGTAGGGGAGGTTGGTATAGAGTTCGAATGA
- a CDS encoding methylcobamide--CoM methyltransferase: protein MTEEMTSKERFVNAIEMKDVDRMPYGYLWFGAGDAVLERMGASMSDAYYSAKGIARAQILAREMYHHDNVMSPWGCLLVEAEALGTKLNIKDNRYPTIAEHPIGSAKEYDKIDPLDIERSERVDTVARSIAILKKELNDEVFITGSMLSPLMLAAQILEASNLCIEMLTEKESVHALLERLTQSCILYANRMLEEGADGILVENGENTADLFSPEMADEFMLKYTKELYENIQANGGYVISHNCAEHAFHEMELSLKPDVLNFAFGDVKALGKQHGVECVKIHKKTGCSPRYCFKDIGKHDVCLMGNINPNVFGDGSFADIENEVKNCMDAAPEKGFILSTGCEIPLNTPLEEMETLWQAMSSRF, encoded by the coding sequence TTGACAGAGGAAATGACTTCAAAAGAGAGATTCGTTAATGCTATTGAGATGAAGGATGTAGACAGGATGCCTTATGGGTACCTTTGGTTCGGTGCAGGTGATGCAGTCCTTGAACGTATGGGTGCCAGTATGAGCGATGCCTACTATTCTGCAAAGGGGATTGCCAGAGCACAGATACTTGCAAGGGAGATGTATCATCATGATAACGTGATGTCTCCCTGGGGATGTCTGCTTGTAGAGGCGGAAGCCCTTGGTACCAAACTGAACATCAAAGATAACAGGTATCCTACAATAGCTGAGCATCCTATAGGATCGGCAAAGGAATATGATAAAATAGATCCTCTGGATATTGAGAGGTCTGAAAGGGTGGATACGGTTGCAAGGTCCATTGCCATTCTCAAAAAAGAGCTCAATGACGAGGTTTTCATAACCGGAAGTATGCTTTCTCCCCTGATGCTTGCTGCCCAGATCCTTGAGGCGAGTAATCTTTGTATTGAGATGCTAACGGAGAAAGAAAGCGTACATGCTCTTCTTGAAAGGCTTACTCAAAGCTGCATTTTGTATGCGAATCGGATGCTCGAAGAAGGAGCTGATGGCATCTTAGTGGAGAACGGGGAGAACACAGCAGACCTTTTCAGTCCTGAGATGGCTGACGAATTCATGCTTAAGTATACAAAAGAACTCTATGAAAACATTCAGGCAAACGGTGGATATGTTATATCCCATAATTGTGCAGAACATGCCTTCCATGAAATGGAACTGTCCCTGAAACCGGATGTCCTTAACTTTGCTTTTGGGGATGTTAAAGCACTGGGGAAACAACATGGTGTTGAATGTGTGAAGATCCACAAAAAGACAGGCTGTAGCCCCAGATATTGTTTTAAGGACATTGGAAAACATGATGTATGTCTGATGGGCAACATCAATCCAAACGTATTTGGTGACGGTTCATTTGCTGATATTGAGAACGAAGTGAAAAACTGTATGGATGCAGCTCCTGAGAAAGGCTTCATCCTCTCTACAGGATGTGAGATT